TCGATCCCACGCCGTTGCGCCTCGAGCAATGCCTCAGCGATCGGCTTACTCGAAAAACTATACGCGGCCACTCGAATAGATCGACGCGCGCTGTGTATTCCGTTTAGCACTAGATCCAGCGCGCCGCCATATGGCGAAAGCCCGACCTCATACGTAGCGCCGGCTGGCAAGGGCTGTGCGTCTTCAGCTCTCGCTGTCACATGGGCGACGTAAAGAGCCAACAGCGCTATCGCGACGCGAGACGGTAAACGGTGTAGGACTTTACCAATGGTACCCAGGGACGGAAACGACGATGGCGATCGATATGTGCACATAAAAATGTAAAACCTTTTTTCGAAAGTCCTAACCATACCTCGTTTTAGTACTTTCATTACCTAGCTTTTTCGCTCGAGTCAGGAACGATCACCATCTCGCGCGCTGCCCGGCAAGCGGAATTTCCGGCGCGCTTTCAGCTGGTGGCGGCGATGAACCCCTGT
Above is a genomic segment from Gammaproteobacteria bacterium containing:
- a CDS encoding phospholipase D family protein, whose amino-acid sequence is MCTYRSPSSFPSLGTIGKVLHRLPSRVAIALLALYVAHVTARAEDAQPLPAGATYEVGLSPYGGALDLVLNGIHSARRSIRVAAYSFSSKPIAEALLEAQRRGIDVKVVADEKSNRNYSATKFLANQGVPVRLNGNYPIFHHKFMVIDNDTLETGSFNYSKAAAEKNAENVLLLSHVPTLAAKYAGEWQRLWNEAAELKPAY